The Geobacillus stearothermophilus ATCC 12980 genome contains a region encoding:
- the ccpA gene encoding catabolite control protein A, giving the protein MTVTIYDVAREANVSMATVSRVVNGNPNVKPSTRKKVLEAIERLGYRPNAVARGLASKKTTTVGVIIPDISNIFFAELARGIEDIATMYKYNIILSNSDQNKEKELHLLNTLLAKQVDGLLFMGGTITEEHVAEFQKSSVPIVLAATVGPEEIPSVNIDYEQAAFEAVTYLLEKGNRRVAYVTGPTDDPINQRKLAGYRRALEERGVPYDEELVVEGDNSYDSGLEAYEKIAELAERPTAVFAGTDEMALGIIHSAQDYHVRVPEEVEVVGFDNTRLATMVRPRLTTVVQPMYDIGAVAMRLLTKYMNKEKVDNHIVVLPHRLEVRESTK; this is encoded by the coding sequence ATGACCGTAACGATTTATGATGTGGCGCGGGAGGCGAACGTCTCGATGGCGACTGTTTCGCGTGTCGTGAACGGCAACCCGAACGTCAAGCCGTCGACACGAAAAAAAGTGTTGGAAGCGATCGAGCGGCTCGGCTACCGCCCGAATGCAGTGGCGCGGGGGTTGGCGAGCAAAAAAACGACGACGGTCGGGGTGATCATCCCGGATATTTCGAACATTTTCTTCGCCGAACTGGCGCGCGGCATCGAAGACATTGCAACGATGTACAAATACAACATTATTTTAAGCAACTCCGACCAAAACAAAGAAAAAGAGCTGCATTTGCTCAACACGTTGCTCGCCAAGCAAGTGGACGGCCTGTTGTTTATGGGCGGGACCATCACCGAAGAGCACGTCGCCGAATTTCAAAAATCATCGGTGCCGATCGTGCTGGCGGCGACGGTCGGGCCGGAGGAGATTCCATCGGTTAACATCGATTATGAGCAGGCGGCGTTTGAAGCGGTGACGTATTTGCTGGAAAAAGGAAACCGCCGTGTGGCGTATGTGACCGGTCCGACCGACGATCCGATCAACCAGCGGAAGTTGGCTGGCTACCGGCGCGCGTTGGAAGAGCGCGGGGTGCCATATGACGAAGAGCTGGTCGTTGAGGGCGACAATTCATACGACTCCGGCTTGGAAGCGTATGAGAAAATCGCGGAGCTTGCCGAACGACCGACGGCGGTGTTTGCCGGCACGGACGAAATGGCGCTCGGCATCATCCACAGCGCCCAAGACTATCACGTGCGCGTGCCGGAAGAGGTGGAAGTTGTCGGTTTTGACAACACAAGGCTTGCGACGATGGTGCGGCCGCGGCTGACGACCGTCGTGCAGCCGATGTACGACATCGGAGCGGTAGCGATGCGGTTGCTGACGAAGTACATGAACAAGGAGAAAGTTGACAACCATATCGTCGTCTTGCCGCACCGGCTTGAAGTGCGGGAATCGACGAAATAA
- a CDS encoding DNA translocase FtsK, translated as MKFWKRWLRMFAEEEEKEQPPIPQPERAEAKVVYQYPQGRFRFPLIPDDQPREEQKQPQRLVDGGRTRPASGRPSDSLARETAEKRPFRPSDVPSPVFGYQRQGGEQRGAKRTPVSDFKPEQSRSASLAPPEQEESSKATAPPDEQAAVAAGSETAAETMAKAAEEGAPRSDERQHDQQERGAGQEEEERSVFGAGPRLEEAIENETVAEKITKVLEEGAPRPDEGQRGHGAEKGAGREEEARLSSPRLGRARIPYNVMMLKEDRRKLEERSRRDGYSLPPSALLESPGEAASADEQWIREQCARLDRTFASFHIGAKVVGATQGPTVTQFEVQPDLGVKVSKITSLTDDIKLSLAAKDIRIEAPIPGKRTIGIEVPNPSSRPVRLREILDDRAFRERRSPLTVALGLDISGAPVVTDIRNMPHGLIAGATGSGKSVCMNAMLVSMLYKAAPHEVKWLLIDPKMVELAPYNGLPHLLSPVITEAKAAAGALKWAVGEMERRYELFVHAGVRDLEKYNDRLRASGGSEAPLPYIVIVIDELADLMMAAPADVEESICRLAQKARACGIHLLIATQRPSVDVITGLIKANIPTRIAFSVSSQVDSRTILDVNGAERLLGRGDMLFLENGSAKPVRLQGCFISDEEIERVTAHVKAQQAPSYMFSPDEFRQAAAFGEEDDELFDEACRFVIAQGGASTSSLQRHFRIGYNRAARLIEMMEHHGLISEARGSKPRDVLMSEEEWARWRGEHGGRSANGVASGR; from the coding sequence ATGAAATTTTGGAAACGATGGCTTCGCATGTTCGCGGAGGAAGAAGAGAAGGAACAGCCGCCCATTCCTCAACCGGAGCGTGCAGAGGCGAAAGTGGTGTACCAATACCCGCAAGGCCGCTTTCGGTTTCCGCTCATTCCCGACGATCAGCCGCGGGAGGAACAGAAACAGCCGCAGCGGTTGGTAGACGGGGGAAGAACGCGGCCGGCCTCTGGCCGCCCGTCAGACAGCCTGGCGCGGGAAACGGCGGAAAAACGCCCGTTCCGCCCGTCCGATGTGCCGTCGCCGGTATTTGGGTATCAAAGACAGGGCGGCGAACAGCGGGGGGCAAAACGAACGCCGGTTTCCGACTTTAAACCGGAGCAAAGCCGCTCCGCCTCTTTGGCGCCGCCCGAACAGGAAGAGAGCAGCAAAGCGACCGCCCCACCGGATGAACAAGCCGCCGTTGCGGCCGGGAGCGAAACGGCAGCAGAGACTATGGCCAAGGCCGCGGAAGAAGGGGCGCCGCGATCGGATGAGCGGCAGCACGATCAGCAGGAAAGGGGCGCCGGGCAAGAGGAAGAGGAGCGGTCCGTCTTTGGCGCCGGTCCGCGGCTTGAAGAGGCGATTGAGAATGAAACGGTGGCGGAGAAGATCACCAAGGTGCTAGAAGAAGGAGCGCCGCGACCGGATGAGGGGCAACGCGGCCATGGGGCGGAGAAAGGCGCCGGACGGGAAGAAGAAGCGCGGCTGTCTTCTCCCCGTCTCGGACGGGCGCGCATCCCGTACAATGTGATGATGCTAAAGGAAGACCGGCGCAAGCTCGAGGAACGCTCGCGCCGGGACGGCTATTCGCTGCCGCCGTCTGCGTTGCTTGAGTCGCCCGGGGAGGCGGCGTCTGCTGACGAACAGTGGATTCGCGAACAATGCGCCCGCCTCGACCGGACGTTTGCGAGCTTCCATATCGGAGCGAAGGTCGTTGGGGCAACGCAAGGGCCGACGGTGACGCAGTTTGAAGTGCAGCCCGATTTGGGCGTGAAAGTAAGCAAAATTACGAGCTTGACGGACGACATTAAACTGAGTTTGGCAGCGAAAGACATTCGGATTGAAGCGCCGATTCCCGGAAAGCGGACGATCGGCATTGAAGTGCCGAACCCATCGAGCCGTCCGGTGCGGCTGCGGGAGATTTTAGACGACCGCGCCTTCCGCGAGCGCCGCTCTCCGCTCACTGTCGCCCTTGGGCTTGACATCAGCGGCGCGCCGGTCGTGACCGATATCCGCAACATGCCCCATGGTCTCATTGCCGGGGCGACCGGGTCAGGCAAAAGCGTCTGCATGAACGCTATGCTTGTCAGCATGTTGTACAAAGCCGCCCCGCATGAGGTGAAGTGGCTGCTGATTGATCCAAAAATGGTGGAGCTTGCCCCGTACAACGGCTTGCCGCATTTGCTCAGCCCGGTCATCACCGAAGCAAAAGCGGCCGCCGGGGCGCTCAAGTGGGCGGTCGGCGAAATGGAGCGGCGGTACGAGCTGTTTGTCCATGCCGGCGTGCGCGATCTTGAAAAATACAATGACCGTCTGCGTGCAAGCGGAGGAAGTGAGGCGCCGTTGCCGTACATCGTCATCGTCATCGACGAACTGGCTGATTTGATGATGGCCGCCCCGGCCGATGTCGAGGAATCGATTTGCCGCTTGGCGCAAAAGGCGCGGGCGTGCGGCATTCACTTGTTGATCGCCACGCAACGGCCGTCGGTTGACGTCATCACCGGCTTGATCAAGGCGAACATTCCGACGCGCATCGCCTTTTCTGTTTCTTCCCAAGTCGACTCGCGCACGATTTTGGATGTGAACGGCGCCGAGCGGCTGCTTGGGCGCGGCGATATGCTTTTTTTGGAAAACGGGTCAGCCAAGCCGGTGCGGTTGCAAGGCTGCTTCATTTCCGATGAAGAAATTGAGCGGGTCACCGCCCACGTGAAAGCGCAGCAAGCCCCTTCGTACATGTTCAGTCCGGACGAGTTCCGGCAAGCGGCGGCGTTCGGCGAGGAAGACGACGAGCTGTTTGACGAAGCATGCCGGTTTGTCATCGCCCAGGGAGGGGCGTCAACGTCAAGTTTGCAGCGTCATTTCCGCATCGGCTACAACCGCGCCGCCCGGCTCATCGAGATGATGGAGCATCATGGGCTCATCTCGGAAGCGCGCGGCAGCAAACCGCGCGATGTGCTGATGAGCGAGGAAGAGTGGGCGCGCTGGCGCGGGGAGCACGGCGGGCGCTCTGCCAACGGCGTTGCTTCCGGGCGGTAG
- the ytpR gene encoding YtpR family tRNA-binding protein — translation MNVFYNREGIGDVLLVSLKPIPAEERAFVKRGDVVRIFSERSGETVGYNIFSASSYHPFSGNGPLDVDEELVGVINDILAKNGFDEPIEADLSPKFVVGYVKEKTKHPNADKLSVCQVDVGGEVLQIVCGAPNVAAGQKVVVAKIGAVMPSGLVIQESELRGVRSSGMICSARELGLPNAPQEKGILVLSDEYEVGQPFVF, via the coding sequence ATGAATGTATTTTACAATCGCGAAGGAATCGGCGATGTATTGCTTGTGTCGCTGAAGCCGATTCCTGCCGAAGAGCGGGCGTTTGTGAAACGAGGCGACGTCGTTCGCATTTTTTCGGAGCGGAGCGGAGAGACGGTCGGTTACAACATTTTTTCCGCTTCTTCATACCATCCGTTTTCCGGCAACGGCCCGCTCGATGTCGATGAAGAACTCGTTGGCGTCATCAATGACATTTTGGCGAAAAACGGTTTTGACGAACCGATCGAGGCTGATTTGTCGCCGAAGTTTGTCGTCGGATATGTGAAAGAAAAAACGAAGCATCCGAACGCCGACAAACTGAGCGTCTGCCAAGTCGATGTCGGCGGTGAAGTGCTGCAAATCGTCTGTGGGGCGCCGAACGTCGCCGCCGGGCAGAAAGTCGTCGTCGCCAAAATCGGCGCCGTCATGCCGAGCGGCCTTGTCATTCAGGAAAGCGAGCTGCGCGGCGTCCGGTCATCCGGCATGATTTGTTCGGCGCGCGAACTCGGGCTGCCGAACGCCCCGCAAGAAAAAGGGATTCTTGTGCTCTCCGACGAGTACGAAGTCGGCCAGCCGTTCGTGTTTTGA
- a CDS encoding PepSY domain-containing protein — protein sequence MAWKKWIVGAAVGAAAICAVRAAAKPTLLAPEQALAMAKRALGGPLPIRGSWIQVAPEQYEKNGLTYTVYRGGVCRDDGDAEFFVNAYTGAVIEAKPL from the coding sequence ATGGCTTGGAAAAAATGGATCGTTGGCGCCGCAGTGGGCGCCGCCGCCATCTGCGCCGTCCGCGCCGCCGCAAAGCCGACGCTTCTCGCGCCGGAACAAGCGCTCGCGATGGCGAAACGCGCGCTCGGCGGACCGCTCCCCATTCGCGGTTCATGGATTCAAGTTGCGCCGGAGCAGTATGAGAAAAACGGGTTGACGTACACTGTTTACCGCGGCGGCGTTTGCCGCGATGACGGGGACGCGGAATTTTTCGTCAACGCCTACACCGGCGCGGTCATCGAGGCCAAACCGTTATAG
- a CDS encoding DUF948 domain-containing protein, whose translation MEWLLYASAAVAAAAFLLLVVYIARTLVVLQETLRRLTAAVGHTEEQVQAVAREVTELLHTANDIAGDVQKKVEKLNSAVEAVSEVGDAVRSFNRALQQTAAALSARAGGGRKKWRKTLRWANVLLDLREKWRERERLREQEGMQNGEK comes from the coding sequence GTGGAGTGGCTTTTGTACGCGAGCGCTGCGGTGGCGGCGGCGGCGTTTTTGCTGCTTGTCGTGTACATCGCGAGGACGCTCGTCGTCCTGCAGGAAACGCTGCGCCGGCTGACGGCGGCGGTGGGCCATACGGAGGAGCAAGTGCAAGCGGTGGCCCGCGAAGTCACCGAGCTTTTGCATACGGCGAACGACATCGCCGGCGATGTGCAAAAGAAGGTGGAAAAGCTGAATAGCGCCGTCGAAGCCGTCAGTGAAGTCGGCGACGCCGTCCGCTCGTTCAACCGCGCCCTTCAGCAGACAGCCGCGGCGCTGTCGGCTCGAGCGGGCGGCGGGCGGAAAAAATGGCGCAAAACGTTGCGATGGGCAAATGTTTTGCTCGATCTAAGGGAAAAATGGAGGGAAAGGGAACGATTGCGTGAACAGGAGGGAATGCAAAATGGCGAAAAATAA
- a CDS encoding DUF1444 domain-containing protein: MDSRQMYETIKKRLGGHPHWTFRFDAKQDAMRIEDERTKKGVTISLPGVIAKWHDQKDEAVREIVYYVEQTLKTMEEAAALSGNERNIYPVIRSTSFPTETKEGVPLVHDGHTAETRIYYALDLGKTYRLIDEQMLKAERWSAERVKEIARFNVRSLPTPVKEDRVADNVFYFVNTNDGYDASRLLNEAFLAEMEARIEGTMALAVPHQDVLIIADLRNEVGYDVLAQMTMSFFAGGRVPITALSFLYENGELEPIFILGKKRRT; this comes from the coding sequence ATGGACAGCCGGCAAATGTACGAGACGATTAAGAAGCGTCTAGGCGGCCATCCTCACTGGACGTTTCGCTTTGACGCCAAGCAGGATGCGATGCGCATCGAGGATGAACGCACGAAAAAAGGCGTGACGATTTCGCTTCCCGGTGTGATCGCCAAGTGGCACGATCAAAAAGACGAAGCGGTGCGCGAAATCGTCTATTACGTGGAACAAACGCTGAAAACGATGGAAGAAGCGGCGGCGCTTTCCGGCAACGAGCGGAACATTTACCCGGTCATTCGCTCGACATCGTTTCCGACGGAGACGAAAGAAGGCGTGCCGCTTGTGCACGATGGCCATACGGCGGAAACGCGCATTTATTATGCGCTTGATTTAGGCAAAACGTACCGCTTGATCGATGAACAAATGCTGAAAGCGGAGCGGTGGAGCGCCGAGCGGGTGAAGGAAATCGCCCGTTTCAACGTCCGGTCGTTGCCGACGCCGGTGAAAGAAGACCGCGTGGCGGACAACGTGTTTTATTTTGTCAACACGAACGACGGCTATGATGCGAGCCGGTTGTTGAACGAGGCATTTTTGGCGGAAATGGAAGCGCGCATCGAAGGGACGATGGCGTTGGCCGTCCCGCATCAAGATGTGCTCATTATCGCCGATTTGCGCAACGAGGTCGGCTACGACGTTCTAGCGCAAATGACGATGAGTTTTTTTGCCGGCGGCCGCGTGCCGATTACCGCCTTATCCTTTTTGTACGAAAACGGAGAGTTAGAACCTATTTTTATTTTAGGAAAAAAACGGAGAACGTAA
- the murC gene encoding UDP-N-acetylmuramate--L-alanine ligase, which yields MTVYHFVGIKGTGMSALAQVLHDLGYTVQGSDVEKWFFTQKALEERGIPVLPFSKDNIRPGYTVIAGNAFSDTHEEIEAARQLGVPVIRYHRFLGELAGKFTSIAVTGSHGKTTTTGLLAHVMKGAHPTSYLIGDGTGRGEPGSKYFVFEACEYRRHFLSYFPDYAIMTNIDFDHPDYFANIDDVFSAFQQMAEQVNKAIVACGDDPYLPNLQAKVPILFYGLSDENDFQARNIVKTTEGTAFDVFVRNTFFASFSIPRFGTHNVLNALAVIALCHYEGIDAGTIAARLQTFQGVKRRFSEKTVGRQVLIDDYAHHPREVTATLEAARQKYPGREVVAIFQPHTYTRTQTFLREFAESLKQADHVYLCDIFGSAREREGKLSIRDLQAQIPRSQLLEEDNVAVLKQHPDAVLVFMGAGDIQKFQRAYEQAVLSA from the coding sequence ATGACAGTTTACCATTTTGTTGGCATCAAAGGCACGGGAATGAGCGCGCTTGCACAAGTGCTTCATGATCTCGGTTATACAGTGCAAGGGTCGGATGTAGAAAAGTGGTTTTTTACGCAAAAGGCGCTCGAGGAACGGGGCATCCCGGTTTTGCCTTTTTCCAAAGACAATATCCGCCCAGGTTATACGGTCATTGCCGGCAACGCCTTTTCCGATACGCATGAGGAAATCGAAGCGGCCCGTCAACTCGGCGTCCCTGTCATTCGATACCACCGCTTTTTGGGCGAGCTGGCGGGGAAATTCACAAGCATCGCGGTGACCGGCTCACATGGAAAGACGACGACGACGGGCTTGCTCGCTCACGTGATGAAAGGGGCGCACCCTACGTCATATTTAATTGGGGACGGAACGGGAAGAGGGGAGCCGGGGAGCAAATACTTTGTGTTTGAGGCGTGCGAGTACCGCCGGCATTTTCTGTCCTATTTTCCCGATTATGCAATCATGACGAACATTGACTTCGACCACCCCGACTATTTTGCCAATATTGACGACGTCTTTTCCGCCTTCCAACAAATGGCGGAACAAGTGAACAAGGCGATTGTCGCCTGCGGGGATGATCCGTATTTGCCGAATCTCCAGGCGAAAGTGCCGATTTTGTTTTACGGGCTTAGCGACGAAAACGATTTTCAGGCGCGCAATATTGTCAAGACGACCGAAGGGACGGCGTTTGACGTGTTCGTGCGCAACACGTTTTTTGCCTCTTTTTCCATCCCGCGCTTTGGTACCCATAACGTGCTGAATGCGCTCGCGGTCATCGCCCTTTGCCACTATGAAGGCATTGACGCCGGCACGATCGCCGCCCGGCTGCAGACGTTCCAAGGGGTGAAACGCCGCTTCAGCGAAAAAACGGTCGGGCGCCAGGTGTTGATTGACGATTATGCGCATCATCCGCGCGAAGTTACCGCCACATTGGAGGCGGCAAGGCAAAAATATCCGGGACGCGAGGTCGTCGCCATTTTCCAGCCGCACACGTATACGCGAACGCAGACGTTTTTGCGCGAGTTTGCCGAAAGTTTAAAGCAGGCCGACCACGTCTATTTATGCGATATTTTCGGCTCGGCGCGCGAACGCGAGGGCAAGCTGTCCATCCGCGATTTGCAGGCGCAAATTCCGCGCTCGCAGCTGCTTGAAGAAGACAACGTCGCAGTGTTGAAGCAGCATCCGGATGCAGTGTTGGTGTTTATGGGAGCCGGCGATATTCAAAAATTTCAACGGGCGTACGAACAGGCCGTTCTGTCCGCGTAG
- a CDS encoding bifunctional 3-deoxy-7-phosphoheptulonate synthase/chorismate mutase encodes MSNERLEELRARVDEINLQLLKLINERGRLVQEIGKIKEAQGTHRYDPVRERKMLDLISEHNDGPFETSTLQHIFKEIFKAALELQEDDHRKALLVSRKKHPENTIVEVKGERIGDGKQYFVMGPCAVESYEQVAAVAEAVKKQGIKMLRGGAYKPRTSPYDFQGLGVEGLKILKRIADEFDLAVISEIVTPADIEIALDYIDVIQIGARNMQNFELLKAAGQVNKPILLKRGLAATIEEFINAAEYIMSQGNGQIILCERGIRTYERATRNTLDISAVPILKKETHLPVFVDVTHSTGRRDLLIPCAKAALAIGADGVMAEVHPDPAVALSDSAQQMDIAQFNEFMEEVRAFQRQFVQA; translated from the coding sequence ATGAGCAACGAACGGTTGGAGGAGCTGCGGGCAAGGGTCGATGAGATTAACCTGCAATTGTTGAAGCTGATCAACGAACGGGGGCGGCTCGTTCAAGAAATCGGCAAGATCAAAGAAGCGCAAGGAACGCACCGCTACGACCCGGTGCGCGAGCGGAAAATGCTCGACCTCATTTCCGAGCATAACGACGGTCCGTTCGAAACGTCGACGCTGCAGCACATTTTCAAGGAAATTTTCAAAGCGGCGCTCGAATTGCAAGAAGATGACCATCGGAAAGCGCTGCTTGTCTCGCGGAAAAAGCATCCAGAAAACACGATCGTCGAGGTGAAAGGAGAGCGGATCGGCGACGGCAAACAATATTTTGTCATGGGCCCGTGTGCGGTGGAAAGCTACGAGCAAGTGGCTGCGGTCGCCGAAGCGGTGAAAAAACAAGGCATCAAGATGCTGCGCGGCGGTGCGTACAAACCGCGCACGTCGCCGTACGATTTCCAAGGGCTCGGCGTGGAAGGACTGAAAATTTTGAAACGGATCGCCGATGAGTTTGATTTGGCGGTCATCAGTGAAATCGTCACGCCGGCGGACATTGAAATCGCCTTGGACTATATTGACGTCATCCAAATCGGCGCCCGCAACATGCAAAACTTTGAGCTGCTTAAGGCAGCCGGCCAAGTGAATAAGCCGATTTTGCTGAAGCGCGGCTTGGCGGCGACGATCGAAGAATTCATCAACGCCGCTGAGTACATCATGTCGCAAGGAAACGGGCAGATCATTTTGTGCGAGCGCGGCATACGTACGTACGAGCGGGCGACGCGCAACACGCTCGACATTTCGGCTGTGCCGATTTTGAAGAAAGAAACGCACTTGCCGGTGTTCGTCGATGTCACCCACTCAACGGGGCGGCGCGATCTGCTCATCCCGTGCGCCAAAGCGGCCTTGGCGATCGGCGCCGACGGCGTCATGGCCGAAGTGCATCCGGACCCGGCCGTCGCCTTGTCCGATTCCGCCCAGCAAATGGACATCGCCCAATTCAACGAGTTTATGGAAGAAGTGCGCGCCTTCCAGCGCCAGTTCGTCCAAGCGTAA
- the ytxJ gene encoding bacillithiol system redox-active protein YtxJ, giving the protein MGMEKLETVEQFERVKKETNRFLFVKHSLTCPISRAAFGECEKFAADHPELAVYCLYVQEARLLSNYIAETTGVKHESPQALLFENGKVVWHASHWAITYDALRTNIATA; this is encoded by the coding sequence GTGGGAATGGAGAAACTGGAAACCGTCGAACAGTTTGAACGCGTCAAGAAGGAAACGAACCGCTTTTTGTTCGTCAAACATAGCCTAACATGCCCGATCAGCCGAGCGGCGTTCGGCGAATGTGAAAAGTTCGCCGCCGATCACCCGGAGCTCGCGGTATATTGCCTGTACGTTCAAGAAGCGCGGCTGCTCTCGAACTACATCGCCGAGACGACCGGCGTTAAGCACGAATCGCCGCAGGCGCTTTTGTTTGAAAACGGCAAAGTCGTCTGGCACGCGTCCCATTGGGCTATTACGTACGATGCGCTGAGAACGAACATAGCCACCGCCTAG
- a CDS encoding M42 family metallopeptidase, with translation MNEETLQLFQTLTELPGAPGYEHPVRQFMRQELAKYADEVVQDRLGSVFGVKRGDETGPTVMVAGHMDEVGFMVTAITDNGMIRFQTLGGWWNQVLLAQRVQIITDNGPVIGVIGSIPPHLLDEEQRNKPMDLKNMLIDIGAESRDDAERIGIRPGQPIVPVSPFTPLANGKTVMAKAWDNRFGCGLAIELLKELQGAALPNVLYAGATVQEEVGLRGAQTAATMINPDIFFALEASPANDMTGDKQAFGHIGKGALVRLYDRTMITHRGMREFVLDTAESLDVPYQFFISPGGGTDAGRVHVANRGVPSAVIGICARYIHTHAAIIHVDDYAAAKALIVELVKRCDRATVEAIRQNS, from the coding sequence ATGAATGAAGAAACGCTCCAATTGTTTCAGACGTTGACCGAGCTGCCGGGGGCGCCGGGCTATGAACATCCGGTGCGCCAGTTTATGCGCCAAGAGCTGGCGAAGTATGCCGACGAAGTGGTGCAAGACCGGCTCGGCAGCGTTTTCGGCGTCAAGCGCGGCGACGAAACCGGCCCGACGGTGATGGTCGCCGGTCATATGGATGAGGTCGGGTTTATGGTGACGGCGATCACCGACAACGGCATGATCCGCTTTCAAACGCTCGGCGGCTGGTGGAACCAAGTGCTGCTCGCCCAGCGCGTGCAAATTATTACGGACAACGGGCCGGTCATCGGCGTCATCGGCTCGATTCCGCCGCACCTGCTTGATGAAGAGCAGCGCAATAAGCCGATGGACCTGAAAAACATGCTCATTGACATCGGTGCGGAAAGCCGCGACGACGCGGAGCGAATCGGCATTCGCCCCGGCCAGCCGATCGTGCCGGTCAGCCCGTTTACGCCGTTGGCGAACGGGAAGACGGTGATGGCGAAGGCGTGGGACAACCGGTTTGGCTGCGGGTTGGCGATTGAACTGCTGAAAGAGCTCCAAGGCGCTGCGCTGCCGAACGTCCTGTACGCCGGCGCGACTGTGCAGGAAGAAGTCGGGCTGCGCGGGGCGCAGACGGCGGCCACGATGATCAATCCGGACATCTTCTTCGCCCTTGAGGCGAGCCCGGCGAACGATATGACCGGCGACAAGCAGGCGTTTGGCCATATCGGGAAAGGAGCGCTCGTCCGTCTGTACGACCGGACGATGATCACGCACCGCGGCATGCGCGAATTTGTGCTCGATACGGCCGAGTCGCTTGATGTGCCGTACCAATTTTTCATTTCCCCGGGCGGGGGGACAGACGCCGGGCGAGTCCATGTCGCCAACCGCGGCGTGCCATCGGCGGTGATCGGCATTTGCGCCCGCTACATTCATACGCATGCGGCGATCATTCATGTCGACGATTATGCGGCGGCGAAAGCACTCATCGTCGAGCTCGTGAAACGGTGCGACCGGGCGACGGTTGAGGCGATCCGCCAAAACAGCTAG
- a CDS encoding DUF84 family protein translates to MKTVAVGTKNEAKVAAVRAVFAAPSWRLVPLDVPSGVSVQPLSDEETRLGAMNRAKRALDAAGAEIGIGLEGGVMRIDGQWWLCNWGALADRSGLVLTAAGARLALPPEIGAGLEAGRELGEVMEEYTGRRNIRANEGAVGVLTNGRIKRAAMFSHIVELLAGHYEFFCQNGPFTV, encoded by the coding sequence ATGAAAACTGTTGCGGTCGGAACGAAAAACGAAGCGAAAGTTGCCGCCGTCCGCGCGGTGTTCGCCGCGCCGTCGTGGCGCCTTGTACCGCTGGACGTGCCCTCCGGCGTCTCCGTCCAGCCGCTGTCCGATGAAGAAACGCGGCTTGGGGCGATGAACCGCGCCAAACGGGCGCTGGACGCGGCAGGAGCGGAGATCGGCATCGGGTTGGAAGGCGGCGTGATGCGGATCGACGGGCAATGGTGGCTGTGCAATTGGGGGGCGTTGGCCGACCGAAGCGGCCTTGTTCTCACCGCGGCGGGTGCGCGCCTTGCCCTGCCGCCGGAGATCGGCGCCGGACTTGAAGCAGGAAGAGAACTCGGCGAGGTGATGGAGGAATATACGGGGCGGCGGAACATTCGCGCAAATGAAGGGGCGGTTGGCGTGCTGACGAACGGGCGCATCAAGCGTGCGGCGATGTTTTCCCACATCGTCGAGCTGCTGGCCGGCCACTATGAGTTTTTTTGCCAAAACGGACCGTTCACGGTATGA